A genomic region of Arachis hypogaea cultivar Tifrunner chromosome 5, arahy.Tifrunner.gnm2.J5K5, whole genome shotgun sequence contains the following coding sequences:
- the LOC112801792 gene encoding peroxidase 65 — protein sequence MAFAVLFLLFLSVPFSSAKLNPDYYSATCPDFAKIVRDQVFTKQSVVPATAAGVLRLFFHDCITDGCDASIFISSNAYTPHAERDADLNLSLSGDAFDLVIKIKNLLELTCPGVVSCSDIIAQATRDLIKMVGGPYFPVRLGRKDSLNSDASKVPASLPTPTMTMDDIINKFAARKFTVREMVALTGAHTIGFTHCKEFANRIFNFSPTSQVDPTLHPKFAEGLRHVCWNYTKDPSMSAFNDPRSPSKFDNAYFGNVLKGLGLLRSDYLLGADPRTRPIVEEYAKNEQAFFRDFAKAMEKLAVLGVKTGNAGEIRSRCDQFNHIPA from the exons ATGGCTTTCGCCGTTCTTTTCCTTCTCTTCCTTTCCGTCCCTTTCTCCTCAGCAAAACTCAACCCCGACTACTACAGCGCCACGTGTCCCGACTTCGCCAAAATCGTGAGGGATCAAGTCTTCACGAAGCAGAGCGTGGTCCCGGCCACCGCGGCCGGCGTGCTCCGCCTCTTCTTCCACGACTGCATCACAGACGGCTGTGATGCCTCGATCTTTATATCGTCAAATGCTTACACCCCCCATGCAGAGCGTGATGCTGACCTGAACCTGTCCCTCTCCGGCGATGCCTTCGACCTCGTCATCAAGATCAAGAATTTGTTGGAGCTGACATGCCCTGGCGTAGTGTCTTGCTCGGATATCATTGCACAGGCCACCCGAGACCTCATCAAGATGGTCGGCGGCCCTTATTTTCCGGTCCGGTTAGGGCGGAAAGATAGCCTCAACTCAGACGCATCTAAAGTTCCTGCTAGCCTTCCAACCCCAACCATGACCATGGATGATATAATTAACAA GTTTGCTgcaaggaagttcacagtaagggAAATGGTGGCATTGACCGGAGCACACACCATTGGGTTCACACACTGCAAGGAATTCGCCAACAGAATCTTCAACTTCAGCCCAACCTCCCAAGTTGACCCAACCCTCCACCCTAAGTTCGCGGAGGGTCTAAGACACGTGTGCTGGAACTACACAAAGGACCCATCAATGTCTGCATTCAACGATCCAAGATCACCAAGCAAGTTCGACAACGCCTACTTCGGCAACGTTCTCAAGGGTCTAGGCTTGTTGAGAAGCGACTACCTTCTTGGTGCTGACCCAAGAACAAGGCCCATTGTGGAGGAGTATGCTAAGAATGAACAAGCCTTCTTCAGAGACTTTGCTAAGGCCATGGAGAAGCTTGCTGTTTTGGGTGTCAAGACTGGTAATGCTGGAGAGATCAGGAGTAGGTGTGACCAGTTCAACCACATTCCTGCTtaa